ATCACATGATTTCACAGGAAAAACAGTAATTCCATTTTGTACCCATGGAGGCGGCGGATTTGGTCAAATTGAAAATGATATAGCTAGAGAATGTTCAAAATCCACCATTCTACCCGGTATTGCTATAAATGGTACTGCTGGACCAAATCAGGTTACAAATTGGCTTAAGGCAATTGGGTATAAGTAGTAGGATAGTTATCATCAGTAGTATATGCCATACTTTTCAGCGATTTAATGAATTGGCAGGTAAGTTACGCTTATAGAATTCTCAATTTATGGTATGCTGTATATAACATAATAAATTAAAAAGGAGTGATGAGATAATGGAACAACGTAAGTTAGTATTATTTATTGCTTCAACTTTAGATGGGTACATTGCAACAAAAGATCATAACTTGAATTGGCTCTTTAACGTTGAGGGTGAAGGTGATAACGGAATATCAGAATTTTATAATACCATCGATACGATCATGATGGGGAGAACTACTTATGATTGGCTTATGGCACATGAAGATGTTTTTCCATACAAAGATAAGGCATGCTATATTTTTTCTAGGGCACCAAGGGAAGATACGGAATATGTAACTTTTGTCAATAAAGATATCGTTTCATTCTCCAAGGAACTAAAAAACAAAAACGGAAAAAATATTTGGCTTATGGGAGGCAGTGAATTAATTTCCGATTTTATCCTAGAGAAATTAGTTGATGAAGTTATAGTCACTATTGCGCCTGTTTTGTTGGGCAGTGGTATTCCTTTATTCAGGGAAAATAATGTTCAAACACTTTTAAGATTGAATAGCATAAACCGATTCAATCAATTTGTAGAACTTCGCTACGAAGTTATAAAATAAGCCATACTGC
Above is a genomic segment from Alkaliphilus oremlandii OhILAs containing:
- a CDS encoding dihydrofolate reductase family protein is translated as MEQRKLVLFIASTLDGYIATKDHNLNWLFNVEGEGDNGISEFYNTIDTIMMGRTTYDWLMAHEDVFPYKDKACYIFSRAPREDTEYVTFVNKDIVSFSKELKNKNGKNIWLMGGSELISDFILEKLVDEVIVTIAPVLLGSGIPLFRENNVQTLLRLNSINRFNQFVELRYEVIK